A portion of the Chondrinema litorale genome contains these proteins:
- a CDS encoding DUF4249 domain-containing protein gives MLKRRYLLLLLLFCSCEEIVNPDLISADPVVVIDAIVSNTESKNYVILSTTSAFNAQGSTPKISGAKVTLTYSNESVNYTELDSGKYVPIEDISTSLLSGQYRLEMEVENNIYAAEGILPTFILLDSITVSKREENPSFDDGYYPIIHFTDPPNEINYYMWEIYLNSEFISSDDIILNDDEAFEGRSVAYELPFSINLEDVEVGDTVKVYNYSISSDAYNYYNGLLLLVGSGSPAQAIPDNPVSNIEGGGLGFFNVCQIDSTFAIITN, from the coding sequence ATGTTAAAAAGAAGATACTTACTATTATTGTTGCTTTTTTGTAGTTGTGAAGAGATTGTTAATCCCGATTTAATATCTGCTGATCCTGTAGTTGTAATTGATGCAATCGTAAGTAACACTGAAAGTAAGAACTATGTTATACTTAGCACAACTTCTGCATTTAATGCGCAAGGCTCAACACCTAAGATAAGTGGCGCTAAAGTAACTCTAACTTATTCAAATGAGTCTGTAAATTACACAGAGTTAGATAGTGGTAAATATGTCCCAATTGAAGATATCAGCACAAGTTTATTAAGCGGGCAGTATCGATTAGAGATGGAAGTCGAAAATAATATTTATGCTGCTGAAGGCATTTTACCTACCTTCATTTTACTAGATTCTATTACAGTTAGCAAAAGAGAAGAAAACCCCTCATTTGATGATGGTTATTATCCCATTATTCATTTTACAGACCCACCCAATGAAATTAATTACTACATGTGGGAGATTTACCTCAACAGTGAGTTTATTAGCAGCGACGATATTATCTTAAATGATGACGAAGCTTTTGAAGGTAGGAGTGTGGCTTATGAACTTCCGTTCTCTATTAATTTAGAAGATGTTGAAGTTGGAGATACCGTCAAAGTCTATAATTATTCTATTTCCTCAGATGCTTATAATTATTACAATGGCTTATTGCTGTTGGTAGGTTCTGGTAGTCCGGCTCAAGCAATACCAGATAATCCTGTTTCAAATATCGAAGGAGGTGGATTAGGTTTTTTTAATGTTTGCCAGATAGATTCAACCTTTGCTATAATTACTAATTAA
- a CDS encoding alpha/beta hydrolase family protein, giving the protein MKNKILISLSLFLAILLVGTLFLFSLDTFYKTTFFPKLTIDETLSDEKYITELGIGELTSPEKLGLAVKTIQFESFDGTKLGAWFIPSKDSSSNQCIIFCHDRHSNRLEGMKFLDAFKKAGLLDKYSILLPDLRNSGVSEDAKTFIGYKFSEDIITGATVVKSQFGISNFVFFGTGMGATAAAISMRRADMVNHLNSMDIHVEGLILDSPISNVKTYITRNNKDIFYPLVAGSLFLFNRNVEGYMDYMKLSFLIKKTDYPVIILQNIGDETTPTDVLLAELQEIPDIQLELFDGVEHAGMILHPGYKNRYIELIKTFLK; this is encoded by the coding sequence ATGAAGAACAAGATATTAATAAGCCTTAGCCTTTTTCTAGCAATACTATTAGTAGGAACACTCTTTTTATTCTCATTAGATACTTTCTATAAAACTACGTTCTTTCCAAAACTCACTATTGATGAAACCCTTAGTGATGAAAAATATATTACAGAACTAGGTATTGGAGAGCTTACTTCTCCAGAAAAACTTGGTTTAGCTGTAAAAACAATTCAATTTGAATCTTTTGATGGTACTAAGTTAGGCGCTTGGTTTATTCCTTCTAAAGATAGCTCGTCTAACCAGTGCATTATATTTTGCCACGACAGACACTCAAACAGATTAGAAGGCATGAAATTTTTGGATGCCTTTAAAAAAGCCGGTCTACTAGATAAATACAGTATATTACTTCCCGATTTAAGAAATTCTGGTGTTTCTGAAGATGCCAAAACTTTTATTGGTTACAAGTTTTCAGAAGATATTATTACTGGTGCTACAGTTGTAAAATCGCAATTTGGAATTAGCAACTTTGTATTCTTCGGCACAGGAATGGGGGCTACTGCTGCTGCCATTTCAATGAGGAGAGCAGATATGGTCAATCATCTTAACTCGATGGATATCCATGTAGAAGGTTTAATTCTAGATTCTCCAATTAGCAATGTAAAAACCTACATCACTAGAAATAATAAAGACATTTTTTATCCATTGGTTGCTGGTTCGCTTTTTCTTTTTAACAGAAATGTTGAAGGCTATATGGACTATATGAAACTCAGTTTTTTAATTAAAAAGACAGATTATCCGGTAATAATTTTGCAAAATATTGGAGATGAGACAACTCCTACAGATGTGCTTTTAGCTGAGTTGCAAGAAATACCAGATATTCAGTTGGAGTTATTCGATGGGGTGGAACACGCCGGAATGATACTACATCCGGGATATAAGAACCGATATATAGAATTGATTAAGACATTTTTAAAATAA
- the rpsJ gene encoding 30S ribosomal protein S10 yields the protein MNQKIRIKLKSYDHNLVDKSSEKIVRAVKATGAVVSGPIPLPTVKEKFTVLRSPHVSKKSREQFQLCTYKRLVDIYSSSAKTVDALMKLELPSGVDVEIKV from the coding sequence ATGAATCAAAAAATTAGAATTAAGTTAAAATCATACGATCATAACCTTGTAGATAAGTCTTCAGAAAAGATCGTGAGAGCTGTAAAGGCGACTGGTGCAGTAGTAAGCGGTCCTATTCCTTTACCTACAGTAAAAGAGAAATTTACTGTTTTGAGATCACCTCACGTAAGTAAAAAGTCTAGAGAGCAATTTCAACTTTGTACTTATAAGAGATTAGTTGACATTTACTCTTCATCTGCTAAAACTGTAGATGCTCTTATGAAATTAGAGCTTCCAAGTGGTGTAGATGTAGAAATCAAAGTATAA
- a CDS encoding tetratricopeptide repeat protein — protein MKKIVISLLSLLLFLQLGAFSQDIGKPSESKANSFLQSGELDLAKAHIDGYIAEPKNEKKLSKGKVWLTRAKVYAAIATSDNSDYQALSDNPLEEVKKSLDKVKELEKETSITYVTAFGPQEKYIALTQDFNGQFLENQLFTDLYQKGAESFDNDDLRGAINYFEDALVVKPTDTFSIMNVISAAYNLDEGPDADVIETYSRKLMDMKFRVDSTNYSGHGILSTFKLNQAGSMLSEAENAADSAAAMKVYEEAMEVLDEGLALFPDDSDLQMSSITAYIRLDKTEEAIDQLETVVKENPDKQLYFNLGILYDKLGDYEDSKKSYKKAIEMDPEYYDAYYNMGAMFFTLGNKKYAEAGEYKNMNGEYTDDKGKELEEESKVFFREAAPAFEKVVALDSSERQPFEVLQRIYWILGEQDKVDEIKEKLDAMPDAGE, from the coding sequence ATGAAAAAAATTGTAATTTCCTTACTCAGCTTGTTATTATTTCTTCAGTTAGGTGCATTTAGCCAAGATATCGGTAAGCCTTCTGAAAGTAAAGCTAATTCTTTTTTACAAAGTGGAGAATTAGATTTGGCAAAAGCACATATCGATGGATATATCGCTGAGCCTAAAAATGAAAAAAAATTATCTAAAGGTAAAGTTTGGTTAACTAGAGCTAAAGTTTATGCTGCAATCGCTACTAGCGATAACTCAGATTACCAAGCTCTTTCTGATAATCCTTTAGAAGAAGTGAAAAAATCTCTTGATAAAGTAAAAGAGCTTGAGAAAGAAACTTCTATCACTTATGTAACAGCGTTTGGTCCTCAAGAAAAATATATAGCTTTAACTCAGGACTTCAATGGTCAGTTTCTTGAAAATCAACTTTTCACAGACTTATACCAAAAAGGTGCTGAGTCTTTCGATAACGACGATTTAAGAGGTGCTATCAACTATTTTGAAGATGCACTAGTAGTTAAGCCGACTGATACATTCTCTATTATGAATGTTATTAGTGCTGCTTATAACTTAGATGAAGGTCCTGATGCTGATGTAATCGAGACATATTCTAGAAAATTAATGGATATGAAATTCAGAGTTGATTCTACTAATTATTCTGGTCATGGTATCCTTAGTACATTCAAATTAAACCAAGCTGGATCAATGTTAAGCGAAGCTGAAAATGCTGCTGACTCTGCTGCTGCTATGAAAGTTTACGAAGAAGCTATGGAAGTACTAGACGAAGGTTTAGCTTTATTCCCAGATGATAGCGATCTTCAAATGTCTTCTATTACTGCTTACATCAGATTAGATAAAACAGAAGAAGCGATTGACCAACTAGAAACAGTTGTTAAAGAAAATCCTGATAAGCAGTTATATTTCAACTTAGGTATCCTTTACGATAAATTAGGTGATTACGAAGATTCTAAAAAGAGCTATAAGAAAGCAATCGAAATGGATCCTGAGTATTATGATGCATATTATAACATGGGTGCAATGTTCTTCACTTTAGGTAATAAAAAATACGCTGAAGCTGGTGAATACAAAAACATGAATGGTGAGTATACTGACGATAAAGGAAAAGAACTTGAAGAAGAATCTAAAGTATTCTTTAGAGAAGCTGCTCCTGCTTTCGAAAAAGTAGTTGCTCTAGATAGTTCTGAGCGTCAGCCATTTGAAGTTCTTCAAAGAATCTATTGGATCTTAGGAGAGCAAGACAAAGTTGATGAAATCAAAGAAAAATTAGATGCAATGCCAGATGCTGGTGAGTAA
- a CDS encoding DUF2062 domain-containing protein — translation MNTATFQYYFKKRFTTKLFHFLRQGVTPHKLSLTVAVGVSLGLMPVFGVSTLLTFIFALLLRLNQAAAQLVNYFMYPLWFILFVPYLSAGNILFDIPPLNIHVTQVLDMFKSDFSGTMMSLGMVHLRAIIVWAITTPFIAIAAYYISYIFFKKFYLKKVKVT, via the coding sequence TTGAATACAGCAACATTTCAATATTATTTTAAGAAGAGGTTTACAACTAAACTTTTTCACTTTTTAAGACAAGGTGTTACACCACACAAGTTGTCCTTAACAGTAGCTGTCGGTGTCTCTCTTGGATTAATGCCTGTATTCGGTGTTTCTACTTTACTTACGTTTATTTTTGCACTTTTACTCAGACTTAATCAAGCTGCCGCACAATTGGTTAATTATTTTATGTACCCGTTGTGGTTCATTTTATTTGTGCCTTACCTTTCTGCAGGAAATATACTCTTTGATATACCACCACTAAACATTCATGTTACTCAAGTTTTAGATATGTTTAAATCTGACTTTAGTGGTACTATGATGAGCTTAGGAATGGTTCATTTAAGAGCTATAATTGTTTGGGCTATCACTACACCCTTTATTGCAATTGCAGCTTATTATATTTCTTACATTTTCTTTAAGAAGTTTTACTTGAAAAAAGTAAAAGTAACATAA
- a CDS encoding alpha/beta fold hydrolase, giving the protein MDLFFREVGQGSPVIILHGLFGSSDNWASIAKTISNHYKVYTVDQRNHGQSQNTDAFDYNTMADDLYEFIQAQNIDKPSIVGHSMGGKVAMTFALKYPEIVNKLVIVDIGPKAYPPHHQKILAGLNAVNLKEINSRKDADSILAKYEPTLGVRQFLLKNLYRNDEGDFDWRINVPVITKKITNVGIEIKSQEPYSNPVLFIRGANSHYIQEEDYSEIREIFPRAQIRTINNAGHWVHAEDPKTFVQYLYDFI; this is encoded by the coding sequence ATGGACTTATTTTTCAGAGAAGTTGGTCAAGGCTCACCAGTTATTATTTTACACGGATTATTTGGCTCTTCTGACAATTGGGCAAGCATTGCAAAAACTATTTCTAACCACTATAAAGTTTATACAGTTGATCAGCGAAATCACGGTCAGTCTCAAAATACTGATGCTTTTGATTATAACACTATGGCTGATGATTTATATGAATTTATACAAGCTCAAAATATTGATAAGCCCTCTATTGTAGGGCATTCTATGGGTGGTAAAGTGGCTATGACTTTTGCATTAAAATACCCTGAGATTGTAAATAAATTAGTAATTGTGGATATTGGTCCCAAAGCTTACCCTCCTCACCATCAAAAAATATTGGCAGGATTAAACGCTGTTAACCTTAAAGAAATTAATAGTAGAAAAGATGCAGATTCAATTCTAGCTAAGTATGAACCTACACTTGGTGTAAGACAATTCTTGCTAAAAAATCTTTACAGAAATGATGAAGGCGATTTTGATTGGAGAATAAACGTTCCAGTAATTACTAAAAAAATTACGAATGTGGGTATTGAAATTAAATCGCAAGAGCCTTATTCGAATCCTGTGTTATTTATTAGAGGAGCGAACTCTCATTATATACAAGAAGAGGATTACAGTGAAATTCGAGAAATTTTTCCAAGGGCTCAGATAAGAACAATCAATAATGCTGGACATTGGGTACACGCCGAAGATCCTAAAACTTTTGTTCAGTATCTATACGATTTCATATAG
- the glmM gene encoding phosphoglucosamine mutase codes for MTLIKSISGIRGTIGGKPGENLSPLDVVKYAAAYAYWIKSENENAKVVIGRDARISGEMIADLVKSTLIGMGCDIIDLGLSTTPTVEVMVTEEKAAGGIIITASHNPAQWNALKLLNNKGEFISDEIGRSILEIADKNEFDFATINHLGNIRFKDDAIEEHIEMITKLPLVDVDAIKSKNFNVIIDCVNSTGGIALPKLLSTLGVENVTELYCEPNGKFPHNPEPLPENITEICSKIENGNFHLGIVVDPDVDRLMFICEDGTPFGEEYTLVSIADYVLQHKKGSTVSNLSSTRALKDVTLNNECKHFEAAVGEVNVVNKMKEVGAVIGGEGNGGVIYPDLHYGRDALVGIALFLSHLAKFAGSAKMLRRTYPDYTISKNKIELNPTIDVDKILAEIQARYQNNEINTIDGVKIYFDKEWVQLRKSNTEPIIRIYAEADSPSKADNLAKKIISDIKEIL; via the coding sequence TTGACGCTCATCAAATCAATTTCTGGAATTAGGGGTACTATAGGGGGAAAACCAGGAGAAAACCTTTCACCATTAGATGTTGTAAAATACGCCGCCGCTTATGCCTATTGGATAAAAAGCGAGAATGAGAATGCAAAAGTGGTTATTGGAAGAGATGCCAGAATCTCTGGTGAGATGATAGCCGACCTTGTAAAGTCCACTTTAATAGGCATGGGTTGCGATATTATTGATTTAGGCTTATCTACAACTCCTACTGTAGAAGTTATGGTAACAGAAGAAAAAGCAGCTGGAGGAATTATTATTACAGCTAGCCATAACCCTGCTCAATGGAATGCACTAAAATTATTGAATAATAAAGGCGAGTTTATTTCTGATGAAATAGGTCGATCAATTCTTGAAATTGCAGATAAAAACGAGTTTGATTTTGCTACAATCAATCATTTAGGAAATATCAGATTCAAAGACGATGCAATTGAAGAACATATTGAAATGATTACAAAATTACCTTTGGTTGATGTAGATGCAATTAAAAGTAAAAACTTCAATGTAATTATTGATTGTGTAAACTCAACTGGAGGAATAGCCTTACCTAAATTGCTTAGCACTTTAGGTGTTGAAAATGTGACCGAACTTTACTGTGAACCAAATGGAAAGTTCCCACATAATCCTGAACCACTGCCAGAAAATATTACTGAGATTTGCAGTAAAATAGAAAATGGCAATTTTCATTTGGGGATAGTTGTAGACCCTGATGTAGATAGGCTCATGTTTATTTGTGAAGACGGAACTCCTTTTGGTGAAGAATATACTTTAGTCTCTATTGCCGATTATGTTTTACAACATAAAAAAGGAAGTACTGTATCGAATTTATCTTCTACCAGAGCATTAAAAGATGTTACATTAAACAATGAATGCAAGCATTTTGAAGCTGCCGTGGGTGAAGTAAATGTGGTTAACAAAATGAAAGAGGTAGGTGCTGTAATTGGCGGAGAAGGCAATGGAGGTGTTATTTACCCAGATTTACATTACGGTAGAGATGCATTAGTGGGAATTGCTTTATTCTTAAGCCACTTAGCAAAGTTTGCTGGTTCAGCTAAAATGTTAAGAAGAACATATCCAGATTACACTATTTCTAAAAATAAAATAGAGTTAAACCCAACAATTGATGTTGATAAAATTTTAGCTGAAATACAGGCTAGATATCAAAATAATGAGATTAATACAATAGACGGAGTAAAAATATACTTTGATAAAGAATGGGTGCAATTAAGGAAATCTAACACAGAGCCCATTATTAGAATCTATGCAGAAGCAGATTCTCCTTCGAAAGCAGATAACCTAGCGAAGAAAATAATCTCAGATATTAAAGAAATTTTATAA
- a CDS encoding OmpA family protein, translating into MKKLLLASLISLCTGFKVYAQSEANLWYFGKHAGIKFTADSLHILNESALNTEEGCASISDKDGNLLFYTNGVSVWNREHKIMPNGNGLMGHPSSTQSGVIIPKPGGNNTIYYVFTIAQQGKINGFRYSIVDMALSGGLGDVTIKNYLLSTPVTEKITAVKHRDNESIWVISHEWQNDRFVAYKINKEGVANTPVESIVGSVHTGSTTNTQGYMKASPDGTQIALALENEHLTEIFDFDNETGKLSNCIKLRLKKDSYNYGIEFSSDGSLLYVSAAGTGEVYQYNLQAGSEEKIIASAIKVGNTPDKTWIGALQIAPDGKIYFPIYNKPYLGAIEYPDSVGFACNYLNDAVFLEKGIAQLGLPTFTQSLFKKEINSELMYFESVADVVENQILILKNVLFDIGNANLKPESYEELEKIVSLLKKNPPYKMVIAGHTDNIGNKSFNISLSERRARSVKDYLIRNSIDAARLATEGFGSSLPVRSNDTEEGRSNNRRVTFKIVRDLNE; encoded by the coding sequence ATGAAAAAACTTTTACTTGCCTCACTCATTAGTTTGTGTACAGGTTTTAAGGTATATGCACAATCAGAAGCAAACCTTTGGTATTTTGGTAAACATGCAGGAATTAAATTCACTGCAGATAGTTTACATATACTTAATGAAAGTGCATTAAATACAGAAGAAGGATGTGCTTCTATTAGTGATAAAGATGGAAACCTTTTATTCTATACGAATGGTGTTTCTGTATGGAATAGAGAGCATAAAATAATGCCAAATGGTAATGGTTTAATGGGGCATCCATCATCTACTCAGTCAGGAGTTATTATTCCCAAACCGGGTGGCAACAATACCATCTATTATGTTTTTACAATTGCACAACAAGGCAAAATAAATGGATTTAGATATTCTATTGTAGATATGGCACTTTCTGGTGGTTTAGGTGATGTAACTATCAAAAACTATCTGCTTTCTACACCTGTTACAGAAAAAATTACAGCCGTAAAACATAGAGATAATGAATCAATCTGGGTGATTTCTCACGAATGGCAAAACGATAGATTTGTTGCTTATAAGATTAATAAGGAAGGGGTAGCTAATACTCCGGTTGAAAGTATTGTTGGTTCTGTTCACACAGGAAGTACAACTAACACCCAAGGTTATATGAAAGCCTCTCCAGATGGAACTCAGATTGCACTGGCATTAGAAAATGAGCATCTTACCGAGATTTTCGACTTTGATAATGAAACAGGCAAACTTAGCAACTGTATTAAATTAAGGTTGAAAAAAGATTCTTATAACTATGGTATCGAGTTTTCGTCAGATGGTTCGCTATTATATGTTTCTGCTGCAGGAACAGGAGAAGTTTACCAATATAATTTACAAGCAGGTTCAGAAGAAAAAATAATAGCTTCGGCAATAAAGGTTGGTAACACACCAGATAAAACTTGGATTGGTGCACTCCAAATAGCCCCTGATGGTAAAATCTATTTCCCGATTTATAACAAGCCTTACTTAGGTGCAATTGAGTATCCAGATAGTGTTGGTTTTGCTTGTAACTATCTTAATGATGCAGTCTTTCTTGAAAAGGGAATTGCTCAACTTGGTTTGCCAACTTTTACACAAAGTTTATTTAAAAAAGAGATTAACTCTGAGTTAATGTACTTCGAATCGGTTGCAGATGTGGTGGAAAATCAAATTTTGATTTTAAAAAATGTATTGTTTGATATAGGTAATGCTAATCTGAAACCTGAGTCATATGAAGAACTAGAGAAAATAGTGTCTTTGCTTAAAAAAAATCCGCCATACAAAATGGTAATTGCTGGCCATACAGATAATATAGGAAACAAATCTTTTAATATTAGTTTGTCAGAAAGAAGAGCTAGAAGCGTAAAAGATTATTTAATTAGAAATAGCATAGATGCTGCGAGGTTAGCTACAGAAGGTTTCGGAAGTTCTTTACCTGTGAGAAGTAATGATACTGAAGAGGGAAGAAGCAATAACAGGCGAGTAACTTTTAAAATTGTGAGAGATTTGAATGAGTAG
- a CDS encoding ComEC/Rec2 family competence protein, with product MQVKWASIAFIRYTFFYISGILCYNILYSKIPFLDYLTVISLLLYFLLILFLNKANKRNHLYLFSGLAFTFLFVAGYLNSKINNGLPNTEKVIADKKISAYTAKVVSTAKEKDKGNIYQIELKSIKTIDGWQKVEGKANIFLPFKDSLPQFNDMLLLKSYPKAVSPPLNPYEFDYKRFLHLQQIYFQDYIDRENIVILNSNKDFSLLGFAYKLRHYFKECFYKYIGEGEELAIALALVLGIKDQLDFELQQAYAGVGAMHVLAVSGLHVGIIYQLLSVFLFFFKNKRKGKWLFGICLATFLWFYAAITGFSPSVVRATTMFTLVLIADVINRKSSIYNTLAISALCMLIINPYYFFQVGFQLSYIAVFGIVYLYPKIYNLIKRSLNYPIDKLWQISAVSIAAQIATFPVSLYYFHQFPVYFLVVNPVVIIVATLVVWLGIFLPLFSITITPLAILTGKIIEVLISGMNEAIYFVNTFPFSQTTPLAPDIFEVILIYIILYLVIQFLFKRSISYLKLATLSIVILSSSAVHHETINSNSNKVTVHQINKHTCLSIIYNKMAYIITDSVLFNDKAKIDYHLKEYLLHNGINNYQLYKLGKLESFPFPYKENINNLIFAINGKSICLVSNQEDMLNFPTSDLLVINNNAVSNIRQFEDVKNKLCVFDGSNSSYKTNSLLNQLKKSNYSIKFTRNNGAFIMNL from the coding sequence ATGCAAGTAAAGTGGGCATCTATAGCCTTTATTCGATATACATTTTTTTATATCTCTGGGATTTTGTGTTATAACATTCTTTATAGCAAAATCCCTTTTTTAGACTACCTCACTGTAATATCTTTATTACTTTATTTTCTTTTAATCCTGTTTCTAAATAAAGCTAACAAGAGAAATCACCTTTATCTGTTTTCTGGGTTAGCATTCACATTTTTATTTGTAGCAGGATATTTAAATTCAAAAATTAATAATGGCTTACCCAATACTGAAAAAGTAATAGCAGATAAAAAAATATCAGCTTATACAGCTAAGGTAGTTTCTACTGCTAAAGAAAAAGACAAGGGGAATATTTATCAAATAGAACTTAAGTCAATTAAAACAATAGATGGTTGGCAAAAGGTAGAAGGTAAGGCAAATATCTTTCTTCCTTTCAAAGATTCTCTACCTCAGTTTAATGATATGTTATTGCTGAAAAGCTATCCTAAGGCGGTTTCTCCTCCTCTCAATCCTTATGAGTTTGACTATAAAAGATTTCTTCACCTACAACAGATTTATTTTCAAGATTATATAGATAGAGAAAACATCGTAATACTCAATAGTAATAAAGACTTCAGTTTACTGGGGTTTGCTTATAAATTGCGACATTACTTTAAAGAATGCTTTTATAAATATATTGGAGAAGGTGAAGAACTTGCAATTGCTTTAGCACTTGTTTTAGGTATTAAAGATCAATTAGACTTTGAGCTACAACAAGCTTATGCTGGTGTGGGCGCTATGCATGTTTTGGCTGTTTCAGGACTACATGTAGGTATTATCTATCAATTATTAAGTGTATTCTTATTTTTTTTCAAAAATAAGAGAAAAGGCAAATGGCTTTTTGGCATCTGTTTAGCCACTTTTTTATGGTTTTATGCTGCTATTACTGGATTTTCACCTTCTGTTGTAAGAGCTACAACAATGTTTACATTGGTATTAATTGCCGATGTTATTAATAGAAAATCAAGTATTTACAACACTTTAGCTATTTCAGCCTTGTGCATGTTGATAATTAATCCTTATTATTTTTTTCAGGTTGGTTTTCAACTTTCCTACATTGCAGTTTTTGGTATCGTTTATCTTTATCCTAAAATATATAATCTTATAAAGAGGTCTCTAAACTACCCTATCGACAAGTTGTGGCAAATCTCTGCCGTTTCTATTGCCGCTCAAATTGCAACATTTCCTGTTAGCCTTTACTACTTCCATCAATTTCCTGTATATTTTCTTGTTGTAAACCCTGTTGTTATTATCGTTGCAACACTCGTAGTCTGGTTGGGTATTTTTTTACCTTTATTTTCCATTACAATTACTCCTCTAGCAATTTTAACTGGTAAAATAATCGAAGTATTAATTTCTGGGATGAATGAAGCTATATACTTCGTAAACACTTTTCCTTTTTCTCAAACTACACCACTGGCACCCGATATTTTTGAAGTAATCCTTATCTACATTATTCTTTATCTAGTAATTCAATTCTTATTTAAAAGAAGTATCTCATATTTAAAATTAGCAACCCTCTCCATAGTGATTCTGAGTAGTTCTGCGGTACATCATGAAACAATCAATTCAAATAGCAACAAAGTCACTGTACATCAAATAAATAAACATACTTGCTTAAGTATTATCTATAACAAAATGGCCTACATTATCACAGATTCAGTATTGTTTAATGATAAAGCTAAAATAGATTATCACCTCAAAGAATACCTTTTACACAATGGAATAAACAACTATCAACTATATAAGCTTGGCAAGCTTGAATCTTTTCCATTTCCCTATAAGGAGAATATCAATAACTTAATATTCGCTATAAATGGTAAAAGTATATGTCTTGTGAGCAATCAAGAGGATATGTTAAACTTTCCTACTAGTGATTTATTAGTTATAAATAATAATGCTGTGAGTAATATTAGACAATTTGAAGACGTGAAAAATAAGCTCTGTGTGTTCGATGGATCGAATTCAAGTTATAAAACTAATTCATTATTAAATCAGCTAAAAAAAAGTAATTATTCTATAAAATTTACAAGAAATAATGGCGCTTTTATAATGAACTTATAA